A genomic stretch from Larus michahellis chromosome 7, bLarMic1.1, whole genome shotgun sequence includes:
- the SLC11A1 gene encoding natural resistance-associated macrophage protein 1 isoform X3 has protein sequence MASLEPGLAGSLNRGQAQTYGTGGSPVSLRHPATRDQTYLDELISIPKGSGPRFSFRKLWAFTGPGFLMSIAYLDPGNVESDLQCGAVAGFKLLWVLLWATVLGLLCQRLAIRLGVVTGKDLGEICYLYYPKVPRVLLWIMIEIAIIGSDMQEVIGTAIAFSLLSAGRIPLWGGVLITIVDTLFFLFLDKYGLRKLEAFFGLLIATMALSFGYEYVVVRPGQAEVLKGIFLPYCPGCGREELLQAVGIVGAIIMPHNIFLHSSLVKTRAIDRSKKEAVQEANMYFLTESCLALFVSFLINLFVMAVFGEAFYHQRNEDVHNKCVNSSVSRYAGIFPANNETVSVDIYQGGVILGCYFGAVALYIWAIGILAAGQSSTMTGTYAGQFVMEGFLQLRWSRFARVLFTRSFAILPTVFVAAFKDVSHLTGMNDLLNVLQSILLPFAVLPVLTFTSLRPLMQDFTNGLPGKVLMTLITGLVCAINVYFVVDFLPTLRGPGYHIPLGLLLAGYVAFITYLIWTCSIAHGARFLDRGHHSRFSFGVSHDPPALAGTRYVLAGDASSKEGINSRADLPPNF, from the exons ATGGCATCACTGGAGCCAG GCCTCGCCGGGTCCCTGAACCGGGGCCAAGCCCAGACCTACGGCACCGGTGGGAGCCCCGTGTCCCTGCGGCACCCTGCCACTCGGGATCAGACCTACCTGGACGAACTCATCAGCATCCCCAAGGGCAGCGGG CCCAGATTCAGCTTTAGGAAACTCTGGGCTTTCACCGGTCCCGGCTTCCTCATGAGCATCGCCTACCTGGACCCGGGCAACGTGGAGTCCGACTTGCAGTGCGGGGCGGTGGCAGGGTTTAAG ctgctgtgggtgctgctgtgggcCACCGtcctggggctgctgtgccagCGCCTGGCCATCCGGCTGGGAGTGGTGACGGGGAAGGACCTGGGCGAGATTTGCTACCTCTATTACCCCAAG GTGCCCCGTGTGCTGCTCTGGATCATGATCGAGATCGCCATCATCGGCTCCGACATGCAGGAGGTGATTGGGACAGCCATCGCCTTCAGCCTGCTCTCGGCTGGCCG catccccctctggGGTGGGGTCCTCATCACCATCGTGGacaccctcttcttcctcttccttgacAAGTACG GGCTCCGCAAACTGGAGGCTTTCTTCGGCCTCCTCATCGCCACCATGGCCCTGAGCTTCGGCTACGAG TACGTGGTGGTGAGGCCGGGGCAGGCGGAGGTGCTGAAGGGCATTTTCCTGCCCTACTGCCCGGGCTGCGGGCgagaggagctgctccaggcCGTGGGCATCGTCGGCGCCATCATTATGCCCCATAACATCTTCCTCCACTCCTCCTTGGTCAAG ACGCGGGCAATCGACCGGTCCAAGAAAGAGGCAGTGCAGGAAGCCAACATGTATTTCCTGACCGAGTCCTGCCTGGCCCTCTTTGTCTCCTTCCTCATCAACCTCTTCGTCATGGCTGTCTTCGGCGAGGCTTTCTACCACCAGAGAAATGAGGACGTG CACAACAAGTGCGTCAACAGCAGCGTCAGCCGCTACGCCGGCATCTTCCCTGCCAACAATGAGACAGTCTCTGTGGATATCTACCAGGGG GGTGTCATCCTGGGCTGCTATTTTGGGGCGGTGGCTCTGTACATCTGGGCCATCGGGATCCTGGCGGCAGGGCAGAGCTCCACGATGACCGGGACCTACGCGGGGCAGTTCGTCATGGAG ggcttCCTGCAGCTCCGCTGGTCCCGCTTTGCCCGGGTGCTCTTCACCCGCTCCTTTGCCATCCTGCCCACCGTTTTCGTGGCTGCCTTCAAGGATGTCAGCCACCTCACGGGCATGAACGACCTGCTCAATGTCCTCCAGAGCATACTG ctgcccTTCGCCGTTCTGCCCGTCCTCACCTTCACCAGCCTGCGCCCACTCATGCAGGACTTCACCAACGGCCT cccagggaaggtGCTGATGACCCTCATCACGGGGCTGGTCTGCGCCATCAACGTCTACTTCGTGGTGGACTTTCTGCCCACGCTACGGGGCCCGGGGTACCACATCCCCCTGGGTCTGCTGCTGGCCGGCTACGTGGCCTTCATCACCTACCTG ATCTGGACATGCAGCATCGCGCACGGAGCCCGGTTCCTGGACCGAGGCCACCACAGCCGGTTCAGCTTCGGCGTCTCCCACGACCCGCCGGCGCTGGCAGGGACCCGGT ATGTTCTGGCTGGAGATGCATCCAGCAAGGAAGGGATTAACAGCCGGGCAGACCTCCCCCCGAATTTTTAG
- the SLC11A1 gene encoding natural resistance-associated macrophage protein 1 isoform X2: protein MASLEPGLAGSLNRGQAQTYGTGGSPVSLRHPATRDQTYLDELISIPKGSGPRFSFRKLWAFTGPGFLMSIAYLDPGNVESDLQCGAVAGFKLLWVLLWATVLGLLCQRLAIRLGVVTGKDLGEICYLYYPKVPRVLLWIMIEIAIIGSDMQEVIGTAIAFSLLSAGRIPLWGGVLITIVDTLFFLFLDKYGLRKLEAFFGLLIATMALSFGYEYVVVRPGQAEVLKGIFLPYCPGCGREELLQAVGIVGAIIMPHNIFLHSSLVKTRAIDRSKKEAVQEANMYFLTESCLALFVSFLINLFVMAVFGEAFYHQRNEDVHNKCVNSSVSRYAGIFPANNETVSVDIYQGGVILGCYFGAVALYIWAIGILAAGQSSTMTGTYAGQFVMEGFLQLRWSRFARVLFTRSFAILPTVFVAAFKDVSHLTGMNDLLNVLQSILLPFAVLPVLTFTSLRPLMQDFTNGLPGKVLMTLITGLVCAINVYFVVDFLPTLRGPGYHIPLGLLLAGYVAFITYLIWTCSIAHGARFLDRGHHSRFSFGVSHDPPALAGTR, encoded by the exons ATGGCATCACTGGAGCCAG GCCTCGCCGGGTCCCTGAACCGGGGCCAAGCCCAGACCTACGGCACCGGTGGGAGCCCCGTGTCCCTGCGGCACCCTGCCACTCGGGATCAGACCTACCTGGACGAACTCATCAGCATCCCCAAGGGCAGCGGG CCCAGATTCAGCTTTAGGAAACTCTGGGCTTTCACCGGTCCCGGCTTCCTCATGAGCATCGCCTACCTGGACCCGGGCAACGTGGAGTCCGACTTGCAGTGCGGGGCGGTGGCAGGGTTTAAG ctgctgtgggtgctgctgtgggcCACCGtcctggggctgctgtgccagCGCCTGGCCATCCGGCTGGGAGTGGTGACGGGGAAGGACCTGGGCGAGATTTGCTACCTCTATTACCCCAAG GTGCCCCGTGTGCTGCTCTGGATCATGATCGAGATCGCCATCATCGGCTCCGACATGCAGGAGGTGATTGGGACAGCCATCGCCTTCAGCCTGCTCTCGGCTGGCCG catccccctctggGGTGGGGTCCTCATCACCATCGTGGacaccctcttcttcctcttccttgacAAGTACG GGCTCCGCAAACTGGAGGCTTTCTTCGGCCTCCTCATCGCCACCATGGCCCTGAGCTTCGGCTACGAG TACGTGGTGGTGAGGCCGGGGCAGGCGGAGGTGCTGAAGGGCATTTTCCTGCCCTACTGCCCGGGCTGCGGGCgagaggagctgctccaggcCGTGGGCATCGTCGGCGCCATCATTATGCCCCATAACATCTTCCTCCACTCCTCCTTGGTCAAG ACGCGGGCAATCGACCGGTCCAAGAAAGAGGCAGTGCAGGAAGCCAACATGTATTTCCTGACCGAGTCCTGCCTGGCCCTCTTTGTCTCCTTCCTCATCAACCTCTTCGTCATGGCTGTCTTCGGCGAGGCTTTCTACCACCAGAGAAATGAGGACGTG CACAACAAGTGCGTCAACAGCAGCGTCAGCCGCTACGCCGGCATCTTCCCTGCCAACAATGAGACAGTCTCTGTGGATATCTACCAGGGG GGTGTCATCCTGGGCTGCTATTTTGGGGCGGTGGCTCTGTACATCTGGGCCATCGGGATCCTGGCGGCAGGGCAGAGCTCCACGATGACCGGGACCTACGCGGGGCAGTTCGTCATGGAG ggcttCCTGCAGCTCCGCTGGTCCCGCTTTGCCCGGGTGCTCTTCACCCGCTCCTTTGCCATCCTGCCCACCGTTTTCGTGGCTGCCTTCAAGGATGTCAGCCACCTCACGGGCATGAACGACCTGCTCAATGTCCTCCAGAGCATACTG ctgcccTTCGCCGTTCTGCCCGTCCTCACCTTCACCAGCCTGCGCCCACTCATGCAGGACTTCACCAACGGCCT cccagggaaggtGCTGATGACCCTCATCACGGGGCTGGTCTGCGCCATCAACGTCTACTTCGTGGTGGACTTTCTGCCCACGCTACGGGGCCCGGGGTACCACATCCCCCTGGGTCTGCTGCTGGCCGGCTACGTGGCCTTCATCACCTACCTG ATCTGGACATGCAGCATCGCGCACGGAGCCCGGTTCCTGGACCGAGGCCACCACAGCCGGTTCAGCTTCGGCGTCTCCCACGACCCGCCGGCGCTGGCAGGGACCCGGTGA
- the SLC11A1 gene encoding natural resistance-associated macrophage protein 1 isoform X1 — protein sequence MASLEPGLAGSLNRGQAQTYGTGGSPVSLRHPATRDQTYLDELISIPKGSGPRFSFRKLWAFTGPGFLMSIAYLDPGNVESDLQCGAVAGFKLLWVLLWATVLGLLCQRLAIRLGVVTGKDLGEICYLYYPKVPRVLLWIMIEIAIIGSDMQEVIGTAIAFSLLSAGRIPLWGGVLITIVDTLFFLFLDKYGLRKLEAFFGLLIATMALSFGYEYVVVRPGQAEVLKGIFLPYCPGCGREELLQAVGIVGAIIMPHNIFLHSSLVKTRAIDRSKKEAVQEANMYFLTESCLALFVSFLINLFVMAVFGEAFYHQRNEDVHNKCVNSSVSRYAGIFPANNETVSVDIYQGGVILGCYFGAVALYIWAIGILAAGQSSTMTGTYAGQFVMEGFLQLRWSRFARVLFTRSFAILPTVFVAAFKDVSHLTGMNDLLNVLQSILLPFAVLPVLTFTSLRPLMQDFTNGLPGKVLMTLITGLVCAINVYFVVDFLPTLRGPGYHIPLGLLLAGYVAFITYLVGLAMREGATVRGTASPLGAHRPALFAPPQIWTCSIAHGARFLDRGHHSRFSFGVSHDPPALAGTR from the exons ATGGCATCACTGGAGCCAG GCCTCGCCGGGTCCCTGAACCGGGGCCAAGCCCAGACCTACGGCACCGGTGGGAGCCCCGTGTCCCTGCGGCACCCTGCCACTCGGGATCAGACCTACCTGGACGAACTCATCAGCATCCCCAAGGGCAGCGGG CCCAGATTCAGCTTTAGGAAACTCTGGGCTTTCACCGGTCCCGGCTTCCTCATGAGCATCGCCTACCTGGACCCGGGCAACGTGGAGTCCGACTTGCAGTGCGGGGCGGTGGCAGGGTTTAAG ctgctgtgggtgctgctgtgggcCACCGtcctggggctgctgtgccagCGCCTGGCCATCCGGCTGGGAGTGGTGACGGGGAAGGACCTGGGCGAGATTTGCTACCTCTATTACCCCAAG GTGCCCCGTGTGCTGCTCTGGATCATGATCGAGATCGCCATCATCGGCTCCGACATGCAGGAGGTGATTGGGACAGCCATCGCCTTCAGCCTGCTCTCGGCTGGCCG catccccctctggGGTGGGGTCCTCATCACCATCGTGGacaccctcttcttcctcttccttgacAAGTACG GGCTCCGCAAACTGGAGGCTTTCTTCGGCCTCCTCATCGCCACCATGGCCCTGAGCTTCGGCTACGAG TACGTGGTGGTGAGGCCGGGGCAGGCGGAGGTGCTGAAGGGCATTTTCCTGCCCTACTGCCCGGGCTGCGGGCgagaggagctgctccaggcCGTGGGCATCGTCGGCGCCATCATTATGCCCCATAACATCTTCCTCCACTCCTCCTTGGTCAAG ACGCGGGCAATCGACCGGTCCAAGAAAGAGGCAGTGCAGGAAGCCAACATGTATTTCCTGACCGAGTCCTGCCTGGCCCTCTTTGTCTCCTTCCTCATCAACCTCTTCGTCATGGCTGTCTTCGGCGAGGCTTTCTACCACCAGAGAAATGAGGACGTG CACAACAAGTGCGTCAACAGCAGCGTCAGCCGCTACGCCGGCATCTTCCCTGCCAACAATGAGACAGTCTCTGTGGATATCTACCAGGGG GGTGTCATCCTGGGCTGCTATTTTGGGGCGGTGGCTCTGTACATCTGGGCCATCGGGATCCTGGCGGCAGGGCAGAGCTCCACGATGACCGGGACCTACGCGGGGCAGTTCGTCATGGAG ggcttCCTGCAGCTCCGCTGGTCCCGCTTTGCCCGGGTGCTCTTCACCCGCTCCTTTGCCATCCTGCCCACCGTTTTCGTGGCTGCCTTCAAGGATGTCAGCCACCTCACGGGCATGAACGACCTGCTCAATGTCCTCCAGAGCATACTG ctgcccTTCGCCGTTCTGCCCGTCCTCACCTTCACCAGCCTGCGCCCACTCATGCAGGACTTCACCAACGGCCT cccagggaaggtGCTGATGACCCTCATCACGGGGCTGGTCTGCGCCATCAACGTCTACTTCGTGGTGGACTTTCTGCCCACGCTACGGGGCCCGGGGTACCACATCCCCCTGGGTCTGCTGCTGGCCGGCTACGTGGCCTTCATCACCTACCTGGTAGGGCTGGCAATGCGGGAAGGGGCGACTGTGAGGGGGACGGCGTCCCCGTTGGGTGCCCATCGACCTGCCCTCTTTGCTCCCCCACAGATCTGGACATGCAGCATCGCGCACGGAGCCCGGTTCCTGGACCGAGGCCACCACAGCCGGTTCAGCTTCGGCGTCTCCCACGACCCGCCGGCGCTGGCAGGGACCCGGTGA
- the CATIP gene encoding ciliogenesis-associated TTC17-interacting protein isoform X1, translating to MEPPPECRQETPALTEAAAKFLNFIGPEDLERCLFAEMLEVVAAGDQPRDGVRGRWWVSARWAPYKQTGEPVRSCLLVQAASRRRQDGVLCSSTLKAYVTTQLETLEQEEQERLELRAHPIEKRTHMVSHQHGMTITKTLREGEAELQCWSFSYGRDELQGLMPEGASLLLLRVLACRWAVPPGLVFPAIDTEGHLCTSSYHALGTQQQAVGSSEVEVFVIERAVHASAGTSTIWHSSFLPSGYGQGSVWGHPQPCQPGRDPGEGVSPPLLPPPRRLARQVQVGSPVMVLLQDESVLGETGGVEPRPLFPKQPLDWEEDVQLYSWFLDRKEELQASHTAYVRQHPELWALLADFLQALFLHQPHDPVSFAAQFFTPFAHQQPPGTRFASARAASPLPGPPPRHPPANGE from the exons ATGGAGCCCCCCCCCGAGTGCCGGCAGGAGACCCCGGCCCTGACGGAGGCAGCCGCCAAGTTCCTGAACTTCATcg GGCCGGAGGACCTGGAGCGCTGCCTCTTTGCCgagatgctggaggtggtggcagCTGGGGACCAGCCGAGGGACGGGGTCAGGGGGCGATGGTGGGTGTCAGCCCGGTGGGCACCCTACAAGCAGACAGGTGAGCCGGTGCGGAGCTGCCTCCTGGTCCAAGCCGCCTCCCGCCGCAGGCAGGATGGcgtgctctgctccagcacccTCAAAG CCTATGTGACCACCCAGCTGGAGACCCTGGAGCAAGAGGAGCAGGAGCGCCTGGAG CTCAGAGCACACCCAATAGAGAAGAGGACTCACATGGTGAGCCACCAGCATGGGATGACTATCACCAAGACCCTCAGGGAGGGAGAG gcagagctgcagtgcTGGAGCTTCTCCTATGGCCGGGATGAGCTTCAGGGTCTGATGCCGGAGGGtgccagcctcctcctgctgcgggtGCTGGCGTGTCGGTGGGCAGTGCCCCCCGGCCTCGTCTTCCCAGCCATCGACACCGAGGGCCACCTCTGCACCTCCAGCTAT CATGCCCTGGGCacccagcagcaggcagtgggctCGTCGGAGGTCGAGGTGTTCGTGATCGAGCGAGCCGTGCATGCCAGCGCGGGCACCTCCACCATCTGGCACAGCAGCTTCCTCCCCAGCGGGTATGGGCAGGGGTCCGTCTGggggcatccccagccctgccagcctggcagggaCCCAGGAGAGGGGGTGTCACcacctcttctcccccccccaaggCGTTTGGCTCGGCAGGTGCAGGTTGGCTCCCCAGTGATGGTACTTCTGCAGGATGAATCTGTCCTTGGTGAGACAG GTGGGGTCGAGCCCCGGCCCCTCTTTCCCAAACAGCCCTTGGACTGGGAGGAGGACGTCCAGCTCTACTCGTGGTTCCTGGACAGGAAG GAGGAACTGCAAGCGTCCCACACCGCTTACGTCCGGCAGCATCCTGAGCTCTGGGCGCTGCTGGCCGACTTCCTCCAGGCCCTGTTCCTGCATCAGCCCCACGACCCCGTCTCCTTCGCCGCCCAATTTTTCACCCCCTTCGcccaccagcagccccctggGACCCGCTTCgcctctgccagggctgcaagccccctccctggccccccaCCTCGCCACCCTCCGGCTAACGGGGAATAA
- the CATIP gene encoding ciliogenesis-associated TTC17-interacting protein isoform X2 has translation MEPPPECRQETPALTEAAAKFLNFIGPEDLERCLFAEMLEVVAAGDQPRDGVRGRWWVSARWAPYKQTGEPVRSCLLVQAASRRRQDGVLCSSTLKAYVTTQLETLEQEEQERLELRAHPIEKRTHMVSHQHGMTITKTLREGEAELQCWSFSYGRDELQGLMPEGASLLLLRVLACRWAVPPGLVFPAIDTEGHLCTSSYHALGTQQQAVGSSEVEVFVIERAVHASAGTSTIWHSSFLPSGYGQGSVWGHPQPCQPGRDPGEGVSPPLLPPPRRLARQVQVGSPVMVLLQDESVLGGVEPRPLFPKQPLDWEEDVQLYSWFLDRKEELQASHTAYVRQHPELWALLADFLQALFLHQPHDPVSFAAQFFTPFAHQQPPGTRFASARAASPLPGPPPRHPPANGE, from the exons ATGGAGCCCCCCCCCGAGTGCCGGCAGGAGACCCCGGCCCTGACGGAGGCAGCCGCCAAGTTCCTGAACTTCATcg GGCCGGAGGACCTGGAGCGCTGCCTCTTTGCCgagatgctggaggtggtggcagCTGGGGACCAGCCGAGGGACGGGGTCAGGGGGCGATGGTGGGTGTCAGCCCGGTGGGCACCCTACAAGCAGACAGGTGAGCCGGTGCGGAGCTGCCTCCTGGTCCAAGCCGCCTCCCGCCGCAGGCAGGATGGcgtgctctgctccagcacccTCAAAG CCTATGTGACCACCCAGCTGGAGACCCTGGAGCAAGAGGAGCAGGAGCGCCTGGAG CTCAGAGCACACCCAATAGAGAAGAGGACTCACATGGTGAGCCACCAGCATGGGATGACTATCACCAAGACCCTCAGGGAGGGAGAG gcagagctgcagtgcTGGAGCTTCTCCTATGGCCGGGATGAGCTTCAGGGTCTGATGCCGGAGGGtgccagcctcctcctgctgcgggtGCTGGCGTGTCGGTGGGCAGTGCCCCCCGGCCTCGTCTTCCCAGCCATCGACACCGAGGGCCACCTCTGCACCTCCAGCTAT CATGCCCTGGGCacccagcagcaggcagtgggctCGTCGGAGGTCGAGGTGTTCGTGATCGAGCGAGCCGTGCATGCCAGCGCGGGCACCTCCACCATCTGGCACAGCAGCTTCCTCCCCAGCGGGTATGGGCAGGGGTCCGTCTGggggcatccccagccctgccagcctggcagggaCCCAGGAGAGGGGGTGTCACcacctcttctcccccccccaaggCGTTTGGCTCGGCAGGTGCAGGTTGGCTCCCCAGTGATGGTACTTCTGCAGGATGAATCTGTCCTTG GTGGGGTCGAGCCCCGGCCCCTCTTTCCCAAACAGCCCTTGGACTGGGAGGAGGACGTCCAGCTCTACTCGTGGTTCCTGGACAGGAAG GAGGAACTGCAAGCGTCCCACACCGCTTACGTCCGGCAGCATCCTGAGCTCTGGGCGCTGCTGGCCGACTTCCTCCAGGCCCTGTTCCTGCATCAGCCCCACGACCCCGTCTCCTTCGCCGCCCAATTTTTCACCCCCTTCGcccaccagcagccccctggGACCCGCTTCgcctctgccagggctgcaagccccctccctggccccccaCCTCGCCACCCTCCGGCTAACGGGGAATAA
- the CATIP gene encoding ciliogenesis-associated TTC17-interacting protein isoform X3 — MEPPPECRQETPALTEAAAKFLNFIGPEDLERCLFAEMLEVVAAGDQPRDGVRGRWWVSARWAPYKQTGEPVRSCLLVQAASRRRQDGVLCSSTLKAYVTTQLETLEQEEQERLELRAHPIEKRTHMVSHQHGMTITKTLREGEAELQCWSFSYGRDELQGLMPEGASLLLLRVLACRWAVPPGLVFPAIDTEGHLCTSSYHALGTQQQAVGSSEVEVFVIERAVHASAGTSTIWHSSFLPSGRLARQVQVGSPVMVLLQDESVLGETGGVEPRPLFPKQPLDWEEDVQLYSWFLDRKEELQASHTAYVRQHPELWALLADFLQALFLHQPHDPVSFAAQFFTPFAHQQPPGTRFASARAASPLPGPPPRHPPANGE; from the exons ATGGAGCCCCCCCCCGAGTGCCGGCAGGAGACCCCGGCCCTGACGGAGGCAGCCGCCAAGTTCCTGAACTTCATcg GGCCGGAGGACCTGGAGCGCTGCCTCTTTGCCgagatgctggaggtggtggcagCTGGGGACCAGCCGAGGGACGGGGTCAGGGGGCGATGGTGGGTGTCAGCCCGGTGGGCACCCTACAAGCAGACAGGTGAGCCGGTGCGGAGCTGCCTCCTGGTCCAAGCCGCCTCCCGCCGCAGGCAGGATGGcgtgctctgctccagcacccTCAAAG CCTATGTGACCACCCAGCTGGAGACCCTGGAGCAAGAGGAGCAGGAGCGCCTGGAG CTCAGAGCACACCCAATAGAGAAGAGGACTCACATGGTGAGCCACCAGCATGGGATGACTATCACCAAGACCCTCAGGGAGGGAGAG gcagagctgcagtgcTGGAGCTTCTCCTATGGCCGGGATGAGCTTCAGGGTCTGATGCCGGAGGGtgccagcctcctcctgctgcgggtGCTGGCGTGTCGGTGGGCAGTGCCCCCCGGCCTCGTCTTCCCAGCCATCGACACCGAGGGCCACCTCTGCACCTCCAGCTAT CATGCCCTGGGCacccagcagcaggcagtgggctCGTCGGAGGTCGAGGTGTTCGTGATCGAGCGAGCCGTGCATGCCAGCGCGGGCACCTCCACCATCTGGCACAGCAGCTTCCTCCCCAGCGG gCGTTTGGCTCGGCAGGTGCAGGTTGGCTCCCCAGTGATGGTACTTCTGCAGGATGAATCTGTCCTTGGTGAGACAG GTGGGGTCGAGCCCCGGCCCCTCTTTCCCAAACAGCCCTTGGACTGGGAGGAGGACGTCCAGCTCTACTCGTGGTTCCTGGACAGGAAG GAGGAACTGCAAGCGTCCCACACCGCTTACGTCCGGCAGCATCCTGAGCTCTGGGCGCTGCTGGCCGACTTCCTCCAGGCCCTGTTCCTGCATCAGCCCCACGACCCCGTCTCCTTCGCCGCCCAATTTTTCACCCCCTTCGcccaccagcagccccctggGACCCGCTTCgcctctgccagggctgcaagccccctccctggccccccaCCTCGCCACCCTCCGGCTAACGGGGAATAA